One genomic region from Pseudoduganella dura encodes:
- a CDS encoding diguanylate cyclase domain-containing protein: MSAPFPSDPPLPANEVGRIAALHSLRLLDSAPEPEFDRITRLASRLLGVPVTLFSLVDRDRQWFKSRVGTAVEETPRNISFCTHAILGREPLVVHDALRDPRFADSPLVAGELGLRFYAGVPIHTRDGHPIGTLCAMDTQPRELAPEDVSALKDLAAIVADEVQRREQLETNRHLTAAIARQQQAEAALRAREAELSSILEYANDAYIGIDQGGRVTAWNRQAERTFQWTAAEATGRILEDLIIPAGMHTRHEHGLARYRATRQAEVLGKRLELPAVRKDGSTLTVEIRIHANEVDGQLTFSAFLHDISARKEAEARRDHDIRHDPLTGLLNRRALEELLPQAQARSRRHGIGFAVLFIDLDGFKAINDRLGHDAGDEVLQEVARRLRDAVRQNDSVIRLAGDEFIVVLEGQPYTTAKARTVAAKLIAAVSQPVATARQAVQVGASIGIALHGAGELTAPADLLREADRQMYLAKGAGRGSIRPTTED, translated from the coding sequence ATGTCCGCGCCGTTTCCATCCGATCCCCCTCTGCCTGCCAACGAGGTTGGCCGCATTGCCGCGCTGCACTCGCTGCGGTTGCTCGATTCGGCGCCGGAGCCCGAATTCGACCGGATAACCCGGCTGGCGAGCCGGTTGCTGGGGGTGCCGGTTACGCTGTTTTCACTGGTGGACCGCGACCGCCAGTGGTTCAAGTCGCGGGTGGGTACCGCGGTCGAGGAAACCCCGCGCAATATTTCGTTCTGCACCCATGCGATCCTGGGGCGCGAGCCGCTGGTCGTCCACGATGCGCTGCGCGACCCCCGTTTCGCCGACAGTCCGCTCGTCGCGGGCGAGCTCGGACTGCGTTTCTATGCAGGGGTGCCGATCCATACGCGCGACGGCCACCCGATCGGCACGCTATGCGCGATGGACACGCAACCGCGCGAACTGGCGCCCGAGGACGTGTCGGCCCTGAAGGACCTGGCCGCCATCGTGGCCGACGAGGTGCAGCGGCGCGAGCAGCTCGAAACCAACCGGCACCTGACGGCCGCAATCGCCCGCCAGCAACAGGCCGAAGCCGCGCTGCGGGCGCGCGAAGCTGAACTGTCGAGCATTCTCGAATATGCGAACGATGCCTACATCGGCATCGACCAGGGCGGCCGCGTCACCGCCTGGAACCGCCAGGCCGAACGCACATTCCAGTGGACCGCCGCCGAAGCGACCGGCCGCATCCTGGAAGACCTGATCATCCCCGCCGGCATGCACACCCGGCACGAGCATGGCCTGGCGCGCTACCGCGCCACCCGCCAGGCCGAGGTGCTAGGCAAGCGGCTGGAACTGCCGGCCGTGCGCAAGGATGGCAGTACGCTGACGGTCGAGATCCGCATCCACGCCAACGAGGTCGACGGCCAGCTGACCTTCTCGGCCTTCCTGCACGACATTTCGGCGCGCAAGGAAGCCGAGGCCCGGCGCGACCACGATATTCGCCACGATCCGCTGACCGGACTGCTGAACCGCCGCGCGCTCGAAGAATTGCTGCCGCAGGCGCAGGCGCGCTCGCGGCGGCACGGCATCGGCTTTGCCGTGCTGTTCATTGATCTGGATGGATTCAAGGCAATCAACGACCGGCTGGGTCACGATGCCGGCGACGAGGTGCTGCAGGAAGTGGCGCGGCGCCTGCGCGACGCGGTGCGGCAGAACGACAGCGTGATCCGGCTGGCCGGCGACGAATTCATTGTCGTGCTGGAGGGCCAGCCTTACACGACGGCAAAGGCGCGCACCGTGGCCGCCAAGCTGATCGCCGCGGTGTCGCAGCCCGTGGCAACGGCCCGGCAGGCGGTGCAGGTCGGCGCCAGCATCGGCATCGCGCTGCATGGCGCGGGGGAATTGACGGCGCCGGCCGACCTGCTGCGCGAGGCCGATCGCCAGATGTACCTCGCCAAGGGAGCCGGCCGGGGAAGTATCCGACCGACGACCGAAGACTGA
- a CDS encoding Crp/Fnr family transcriptional regulator, which produces MMTLPKAPRGKLAPQGISVTGLQQNELLRALPLHELERLIPDLELVAMPVNKHLYDFGEKIDYTYFPTTAIVSLQYVNEDGVTTEIAVVGREGVAGITMYKGERASNTAVVQGAGYGYRMRTDALRALFAEGGMLAQQLMRYTSCLFAQLAQNVVSSRHSSIEQKLCRWLLERLDRSPSNELKVTQELIANLLGVRRESITAAAGKLAAEGMIQCRRGMVVVLDREMLERCAGACYFAARMTANGAMQASH; this is translated from the coding sequence ATGATGACGCTCCCGAAGGCGCCGCGCGGCAAGCTCGCGCCGCAGGGCATCAGCGTGACGGGCCTGCAGCAGAACGAGCTGCTGCGTGCGCTGCCCTTGCACGAACTGGAGCGCCTGATCCCCGACCTGGAGCTGGTGGCGATGCCTGTCAACAAACACCTGTATGACTTCGGCGAAAAGATCGATTACACCTATTTCCCCACCACGGCGATCGTTTCGCTGCAATATGTGAACGAAGATGGCGTGACCACCGAAATTGCCGTCGTCGGCCGCGAAGGCGTGGCCGGCATCACGATGTACAAGGGCGAGCGCGCCAGCAACACGGCGGTGGTGCAGGGCGCCGGCTACGGCTACCGCATGCGCACCGACGCGCTGCGCGCACTGTTCGCCGAAGGCGGCATGCTGGCCCAGCAACTGATGCGCTACACGAGCTGCCTGTTCGCCCAGCTGGCCCAGAACGTGGTCAGCAGCCGTCACAGCAGCATCGAGCAGAAGTTGTGCCGCTGGCTGCTCGAGCGCCTCGACCGCTCGCCATCGAACGAACTGAAGGTCACCCAGGAACTGATCGCCAACCTGTTGGGCGTGCGCCGCGAAAGCATCACGGCCGCCGCCGGCAAGCTGGCCGCCGAAGGCATGATCCAGTGCCGCCGCGGCATGGTGGTGGTCCTGGACCGCGAAATGCTGGAACGCTGCGCCGGGGCCTGCTATTTCGCCGCCCGCATGACCGCGAACGGGGCGATGCAGGCGAGCCACTGA
- a CDS encoding amino acid permease: protein MSIFRTKNLDDMVAASRKPGGLKKVLGPFDLVLMGIGAIVGTGIFVLTGTGALTAGPALTLSFIIAAMACGFAALCYAEFASTVPVAGSIYTYSYATLGELVAWMIGWDLMLEYGLAASAVAVGWSGYFQSLLAGFGLHLPTALTGAPGAVPGVATWFNLPAFAIMMVLTVMLSWGIRESARMNNIMVAIKVAVVLLFIVVGAGHVKPANWQPFMPFGHTGVLSAAALVFFAFIGFDAVTSAAEEVKRPERDLPIGIIGSLAVCTILYVIVSGIMTGIVPFKNFEGVDHPVSLALKYAGENWVAGFVDLGAILGMTTVILVMSYGQTRIIFAMSRDGLLPKRLSSLHPQHGTPYFATWMVGIVFGLLAALVPLNVLAELINIGTLAAFSLVSIAVIVLRKKRPDLHRAFRCPGVPVVPLLAVAFCLTLMAYLSWHTWLAFGIWLLIGLVIYFGYARQRSLLNQGH from the coding sequence GTGAGCATTTTCAGAACCAAAAACCTTGACGACATGGTTGCGGCCAGCCGGAAACCCGGCGGCCTGAAGAAAGTACTGGGCCCCTTCGACCTCGTCCTGATGGGTATCGGCGCCATCGTCGGCACCGGCATCTTCGTCCTCACCGGCACCGGTGCGCTGACCGCCGGCCCCGCGCTCACCCTTTCCTTCATTATCGCGGCGATGGCCTGCGGCTTTGCCGCGCTGTGCTATGCCGAATTCGCCTCCACCGTACCGGTTGCCGGCTCGATCTATACCTACAGCTATGCCACGCTGGGCGAACTGGTTGCCTGGATGATCGGCTGGGACCTGATGCTGGAATACGGCCTGGCCGCATCCGCCGTGGCGGTCGGCTGGTCCGGCTATTTCCAGTCGCTGCTGGCCGGCTTCGGCCTGCACCTGCCCACCGCGCTGACGGGCGCGCCCGGTGCGGTCCCGGGCGTGGCCACGTGGTTCAACCTGCCGGCGTTTGCCATCATGATGGTGCTGACCGTCATGCTGTCGTGGGGCATCCGCGAATCGGCGCGGATGAACAACATCATGGTCGCCATCAAGGTCGCCGTCGTGCTGCTGTTCATCGTGGTCGGCGCGGGGCACGTGAAGCCGGCCAACTGGCAACCATTCATGCCGTTCGGGCATACCGGCGTGCTGTCCGCCGCTGCCCTGGTGTTCTTTGCCTTCATCGGCTTCGATGCCGTGACGTCGGCCGCCGAGGAAGTCAAGCGGCCCGAACGCGACCTGCCGATCGGCATTATCGGCTCGCTGGCCGTCTGCACGATCCTGTACGTGATCGTCTCGGGCATCATGACCGGCATCGTGCCGTTCAAGAACTTCGAAGGCGTCGACCATCCGGTCTCGCTGGCGCTGAAATACGCGGGCGAGAACTGGGTTGCCGGCTTTGTCGACCTGGGTGCGATCCTGGGCATGACCACCGTGATCCTGGTGATGTCCTATGGTCAGACGCGCATCATCTTTGCCATGTCGCGCGACGGCCTGCTGCCGAAGCGCCTGTCGTCGCTGCACCCGCAACACGGCACGCCGTATTTCGCCACGTGGATGGTCGGCATCGTGTTCGGCCTGCTGGCGGCGCTGGTGCCGCTGAACGTACTGGCCGAACTGATCAACATCGGCACGCTGGCCGCGTTCTCGCTGGTATCGATCGCCGTCATCGTGCTGCGCAAGAAGCGCCCCGATCTCCACCGCGCCTTCCGCTGCCCCGGCGTGCCGGTCGTGCCTCTGCTGGCCGTGGCGTTCTGCCTCACGCTGATGGCTTACCTGTCGTGGCACACCTGGCTGGCGTTCGGCATCTGGCTGCTGATCGGCCTGGTCATCTACTTCGGCTATGCGCGCCAGCGTTCGCTGCTGAACCAGGGCCATTGA
- a CDS encoding TonB-dependent receptor, whose amino-acid sequence MHKHALRRTVLAALIADILIPTAVFAQSTPAPDGETASGDSPARVVVSGIRASLSSSLTTKRLQDGVVDAVSAEDAGKFPDTNIAESLQRVTGVQIQRNNGEGRYISVRGLGPEFNNVLVNGRTLTSDTGGREFSFDLLSSDLISKVLVYKTSQAFLPEGGIGSTVDIQTARPLSGKTGHSSVISLSHSYDDNSKQHTPGLTGMYSFANEARTFGVTGSLSYTDRASKQNKAVTDSWNYRDVAMINGDLNSTGLTAADVTTRKLYMPQSFGFQVEDETRKRVVGNLTVQYNPSPAWKLTADALYSRLDQRNKVIAISDWNNPVQVGVQYDANDQVTAFQRPGADFYANNPALASEANSNDMIVKGGDRLSETKAFGLNSKWQLAPDWKLEGDVSTSRSTSDFPDMWVVAGMVPRKGDLLTFGSAPTVTFGENIADPNAVRAHAVSNNEITNSDKLHEGRLSLSWNRDNGPFKGIDTGVAYSQRNVERTQVGSDSWNAFSGYHVALPASLFTVTPMDDFFGSGGQVPKAFLRFDPQQYMAYLNQPSLLGQSNDPALYSDLTKFPNGPMAIDYTKPSMRGVKEKVASIFLDTRWEGERWSVNAGVRVVHVKSGATGTSRELLSAVKSPNDTTYILNWGPYKTITVDNSYNSFLPSANLKFDVTKDMLLRLAASKTETRPTLSQMGVDNWYGGRYGDVQTGGGNPYLNPMQSKNLDLSYEWYLSKTNYVSAAVFYKKVSDFLETRLVDMRIPQYDEVVHDSRVRNGQTGKIKGAELAGQYAFDEAMPWLRGFGVAANYTYVDASAEREGDTAALVCGYPGLSKQSYNGSVFFENGNFQARVSYNWRNHFSVDCGGGSTQPRNRAAYGQTDASLRYNLTPTIAVYADAINLSNQRMHEYANNESQFLTLEDVGRRVNVGVRMAF is encoded by the coding sequence ATGCATAAACATGCCTTGCGCAGGACCGTCCTGGCCGCGCTGATCGCCGATATCCTGATTCCCACCGCGGTATTCGCGCAAAGCACGCCGGCGCCCGACGGCGAAACCGCCAGCGGCGACAGCCCGGCCCGCGTAGTGGTCAGCGGCATCCGCGCGTCGCTGTCCTCGTCGCTGACGACCAAGCGCCTGCAGGACGGCGTGGTCGACGCGGTTTCAGCCGAGGACGCCGGCAAATTCCCGGACACCAATATCGCCGAATCGCTGCAGCGCGTGACCGGCGTGCAGATCCAGCGCAACAACGGCGAAGGCCGTTATATTTCCGTGCGCGGCCTGGGCCCCGAATTCAATAACGTGCTGGTCAACGGCCGCACGCTGACCAGCGATACCGGCGGCCGCGAGTTCTCGTTCGACCTGCTGTCCTCCGACCTGATTTCCAAGGTGCTGGTCTACAAGACTTCGCAGGCGTTCCTGCCGGAGGGGGGCATCGGTTCGACGGTAGATATCCAGACGGCGCGACCGCTGTCCGGCAAGACCGGCCATTCGTCGGTGATCAGTCTCTCGCATTCCTACGACGACAATTCGAAGCAGCACACGCCCGGCCTCACGGGCATGTATTCGTTCGCCAACGAAGCGCGCACGTTCGGCGTGACCGGCTCGCTGTCGTACACCGACCGCGCCTCGAAGCAGAACAAGGCCGTGACCGACAGCTGGAATTACCGCGATGTCGCCATGATCAACGGCGACCTCAATTCCACCGGCCTGACGGCGGCCGATGTCACGACCAGGAAACTGTACATGCCGCAGAGTTTCGGCTTCCAGGTCGAGGACGAGACGCGCAAGCGGGTGGTCGGCAATCTCACCGTGCAATACAACCCGTCGCCGGCCTGGAAATTGACGGCCGATGCGCTGTACTCGCGGCTCGACCAGCGCAACAAGGTGATCGCGATCAGCGACTGGAACAACCCCGTCCAGGTAGGTGTGCAGTATGACGCGAACGACCAGGTGACCGCATTCCAGCGCCCGGGCGCGGATTTCTACGCGAACAATCCGGCCCTGGCGAGCGAGGCCAATTCGAACGACATGATCGTCAAGGGCGGCGATCGCCTGTCGGAAACGAAGGCGTTCGGCCTGAACTCGAAATGGCAGCTGGCGCCGGACTGGAAACTCGAAGGCGATGTGTCGACGTCGCGCTCGACGTCCGACTTCCCCGACATGTGGGTCGTGGCCGGCATGGTGCCGAGGAAGGGCGACTTGCTCACCTTCGGCAGCGCGCCGACGGTGACCTTCGGCGAAAACATCGCCGATCCGAACGCGGTGCGGGCCCATGCCGTGTCGAACAACGAGATCACCAATTCCGACAAGCTGCACGAGGGGCGGCTGAGCCTGTCATGGAACCGCGACAACGGGCCGTTCAAGGGCATCGACACGGGCGTGGCCTACTCGCAGCGCAACGTGGAGCGCACCCAGGTCGGCAGCGATTCCTGGAATGCCTTCAGCGGCTACCACGTGGCGCTGCCGGCGTCGCTGTTCACGGTGACGCCGATGGACGATTTCTTCGGCAGCGGTGGCCAGGTACCGAAAGCGTTCCTGCGCTTCGATCCGCAGCAATACATGGCTTACCTGAACCAGCCTTCGCTGCTGGGACAGAGCAATGACCCGGCCCTGTATTCGGACCTGACGAAGTTTCCGAACGGCCCGATGGCGATCGACTATACCAAGCCGTCGATGCGCGGCGTGAAGGAAAAGGTGGCCAGCATCTTCCTCGACACGCGCTGGGAAGGCGAGCGCTGGTCGGTCAACGCCGGGGTGCGCGTGGTGCACGTGAAATCCGGTGCGACCGGCACCAGCCGCGAACTGCTGTCCGCGGTGAAGAGCCCGAACGACACGACCTATATCCTGAACTGGGGCCCGTACAAGACGATCACCGTGGACAACAGCTACAACAGCTTCCTGCCGTCGGCCAACCTGAAGTTCGACGTGACGAAGGACATGCTGCTGCGCCTGGCCGCGTCGAAAACGGAAACGCGGCCGACGCTGAGCCAGATGGGGGTGGACAACTGGTACGGCGGCCGCTATGGCGACGTGCAGACCGGCGGCGGCAACCCTTACCTGAACCCGATGCAGTCGAAGAATCTCGACCTGTCGTATGAATGGTACCTGTCGAAGACGAACTACGTCAGCGCGGCGGTGTTCTACAAGAAGGTCTCCGACTTCCTGGAAACGCGGCTGGTGGACATGCGCATTCCGCAGTACGACGAGGTCGTGCATGACAGCCGCGTGCGCAATGGGCAGACGGGCAAGATCAAGGGCGCCGAGCTGGCCGGCCAGTATGCGTTCGACGAAGCCATGCCATGGCTGCGCGGCTTCGGCGTGGCGGCCAACTATACCTACGTGGATGCGTCGGCCGAGCGCGAAGGCGATACCGCCGCGCTGGTGTGCGGCTACCCCGGCCTGTCGAAGCAGTCGTACAACGGCTCGGTATTCTTCGAGAACGGCAACTTCCAGGCACGAGTCAGCTACAACTGGCGCAACCACTTCTCGGTCGACTGCGGCGGCGGCAGTACCCAGCCGCGCAACCGCGCCGCCTATGGCCAGACCGATGCCAGCCTGCGCTACAACCTGACGCCGACGATCGCGGTGTATGCCGATGCAATCAATCTCTCCAACCAGAGGATGCATGAATACGCCAACAATGAAAGCCAGTTCCTGACGCTGGAAGACGTCGGGCGCCGGGTCAACGTGGGCGTGCGGATGGCGTTCTGA
- a CDS encoding PAS domain S-box protein, producing the protein MSGLPGSVCPSILTRLFLRRRLGSWLSLWLALSVLLSTAVLVVVLGHLAAVELKGSVGAGLAARASYAAQQLDGTMYERYREVQLLASRGDFAAPGLPAAARRDIVEHLQGSYPLYAWIGLADMDGKVVAATGGLLEGADVAARPWFGGALSGRHVHDVHDAKLLARLLPREEGAVPRFVDVAFPVLGADGRARGVLAAHLNWRWAEQMRLQLDAAGASDAETLIVGRDGKVLAGPADLTGKMVPPAVLAMVRSVRHRYVEERWADGRDYLVGGATTQGHGGYPGLGWIVLTRQDTHTAYAQVRTLQVRALLLGLAVALAFSLVGWRVSRRITRPLQKAAALAAAIEAGAGHSIRVPRGSFEELAALTGAVNSSLSRLKDKERQLTEVNAELEERVAQRTRDVAQSLDTVRRNEARIRAILETAHDAFIGMSSAGCITDWNPRAEQLFGWSRDEAMGRLLHDMVVPERLRAAHRAGLERFLAGGEARVLGRRIELMALRRDGSEIPVEMTIGLIDVDGTRSFGAFLNDISERRRIERELADSETFLRAVTDNSTALIAYLDRDEVYRFANRRFETLLGADPARIIGKRLGDVVTPTMYDSFREHLDAVLAGQTVHFETEFDVPGWPRYFMADYIPSFGADGAVQGFHVLAMDITDRKMAELAQARNERLAQAASRAKSEFVANVSHEIRTPMNAVLGLTHLLENSGLAAQQQEYVGMIRSCGKTLVGIIDDVLDFSKIEAGRVDIAALPFELGEIVEAAATAMRASGKPLELVVDVEPGLPRAFIGDVTRLQQVLLNLIGNALKFTACGQVVFAIARVAKHGNTVTLRFTVRDTGIGINPEQQARLFTPFEQADAGISRRFGGTGLGLTIARQLTELMGGNIVMASVPGEGSEFSVTLPLTCAPLPAAGAAVEAGNGFAAAPLRLLIVEPQRASRASLAHAVETLGWTAGWADSAAQALAAADQPVDAVLVDGDAAAVAQLRRTLAARWPGHAVTFMQLTGGPVPAAPVPDATPLVRPVTARALRTALAGVAAAAPRALPATLPPAPLPVAELAGVRVLLVEDNALNQLVARGILEPIGAIVTTVNDGQQAVDLMTAQRGANRCDFDIVLMDVQMPVMDGYTATRILRTRLGLQLPILAMSAGVTAAERDQCLAAGMNDFIPKPIDVEQMMVRMQDSLRGARPAAQPEPPPAQRFDVARLAALSARDPAQLQGLVTLVARMASEAPAELARAHDAWMGGDAVAAARLLHALRGAVGSLGARTFAGVTIELEAALREMRQDDAARLFDTAERELDATTAAARGWLAGQGRPAVPAARPEDLRRWIGLLRERDLDAATVYETLRASLAARLDAAQGAAVAAAMATLDFDTVLAILPDNIKENQ; encoded by the coding sequence ATGTCCGGTCTTCCCGGGAGCGTTTGCCCCTCCATTCTCACGCGGCTCTTTCTGCGCCGCCGCCTGGGCAGCTGGCTGTCGCTGTGGCTGGCGCTGTCCGTGCTGCTGTCGACCGCCGTGCTGGTGGTGGTGCTCGGCCATCTCGCGGCCGTTGAACTGAAGGGCTCGGTCGGCGCCGGCCTGGCGGCCCGGGCAAGCTATGCCGCGCAGCAGCTCGACGGCACGATGTACGAACGCTACCGCGAAGTGCAGTTGCTGGCCTCGCGCGGCGACTTTGCCGCGCCCGGCCTGCCGGCGGCCGCCCGGCGCGACATCGTCGAGCACCTGCAGGGGAGCTATCCACTGTACGCATGGATCGGCCTGGCCGACATGGACGGCAAGGTCGTGGCGGCCACCGGGGGCCTGCTGGAGGGCGCCGACGTGGCCGCCCGGCCGTGGTTCGGCGGCGCGCTGTCCGGCCGGCACGTGCACGATGTGCACGACGCGAAGCTGCTGGCCAGGTTGCTGCCGCGCGAGGAAGGCGCCGTGCCGCGCTTCGTCGACGTGGCGTTTCCCGTGCTCGGCGCGGACGGGCGCGCCCGGGGCGTGCTGGCGGCGCACCTGAACTGGCGCTGGGCCGAACAGATGCGGCTGCAACTCGATGCCGCCGGTGCCAGCGATGCGGAAACGCTGATCGTGGGCCGCGACGGCAAGGTGCTGGCCGGGCCCGCGGACCTGACCGGCAAGATGGTGCCGCCGGCGGTGCTGGCGATGGTGCGCAGTGTCAGGCACCGCTACGTGGAAGAGCGGTGGGCCGATGGCCGCGACTACCTGGTGGGCGGCGCCACCACGCAGGGCCATGGCGGCTATCCGGGGCTGGGCTGGATCGTGCTGACCCGGCAGGATACCCACACCGCCTACGCGCAAGTGCGCACGCTGCAGGTGCGGGCGTTGCTGCTGGGGCTGGCGGTGGCGCTGGCGTTCTCGCTGGTGGGCTGGCGCGTGTCGCGCCGCATCACGCGGCCGCTGCAGAAGGCCGCCGCGCTGGCCGCCGCGATCGAGGCCGGTGCCGGCCATTCGATCAGGGTGCCGCGCGGCAGTTTCGAGGAACTGGCGGCCCTGACGGGCGCCGTCAACAGCAGCCTGTCCCGCCTGAAGGACAAGGAACGCCAGCTGACCGAGGTGAACGCCGAGCTGGAAGAACGGGTGGCCCAGCGCACGCGCGACGTGGCGCAGTCGCTCGACACGGTGCGGCGCAACGAGGCGCGCATCCGGGCGATCCTGGAAACGGCGCACGACGCGTTCATCGGCATGTCCAGCGCCGGTTGCATCACGGACTGGAACCCGCGCGCCGAGCAGCTGTTCGGCTGGTCGCGCGACGAGGCCATGGGCCGCCTCCTGCACGACATGGTGGTGCCGGAGCGGCTGCGCGCCGCGCACCGGGCCGGCCTGGAGCGTTTCCTGGCGGGCGGCGAGGCGCGCGTGCTGGGACGCCGGATCGAGCTGATGGCGCTGCGCCGCGACGGCAGCGAGATCCCGGTGGAAATGACGATCGGGCTGATCGATGTCGACGGCACCCGCTCGTTCGGCGCCTTCCTCAACGACATCTCGGAACGGCGCCGCATCGAACGCGAGCTGGCCGACAGCGAAACCTTCCTGCGCGCCGTCACCGACAACAGCACGGCACTCATCGCCTACCTCGACCGCGACGAGGTGTACCGGTTCGCCAATCGCCGCTTCGAAACGCTGCTCGGCGCCGATCCGGCGCGCATCATCGGCAAGCGCCTGGGCGACGTGGTGACGCCGACCATGTACGACAGCTTCCGCGAGCACCTCGATGCCGTGCTGGCCGGCCAGACGGTGCATTTCGAGACCGAGTTCGACGTGCCGGGCTGGCCACGCTACTTCATGGCCGACTACATCCCGAGCTTCGGCGCGGATGGCGCGGTGCAGGGCTTCCACGTGCTGGCGATGGATATCACCGACCGCAAGATGGCCGAACTGGCCCAGGCGCGCAACGAACGGCTGGCCCAGGCCGCGAGCCGGGCCAAAAGCGAATTCGTGGCCAACGTGAGCCATGAGATCCGCACGCCGATGAACGCGGTGCTGGGGCTGACGCACCTGCTGGAAAATTCCGGCCTGGCGGCGCAGCAGCAGGAATACGTCGGCATGATCCGTTCCTGCGGCAAGACGCTGGTCGGCATCATCGACGACGTGCTGGACTTTTCCAAGATCGAGGCCGGCCGTGTCGATATCGCCGCGCTGCCATTCGAACTGGGCGAGATCGTCGAGGCGGCGGCCACCGCGATGCGCGCCAGCGGCAAGCCGCTCGAACTGGTGGTGGACGTGGAGCCCGGCCTGCCGCGGGCCTTCATCGGCGATGTGACGCGGCTGCAGCAGGTGTTGCTCAACCTGATCGGCAACGCGCTGAAGTTCACGGCGTGCGGCCAGGTGGTGTTCGCCATCGCGCGGGTGGCCAAGCACGGCAATACCGTCACGTTGCGCTTTACCGTGCGCGATACCGGCATCGGCATCAATCCGGAACAGCAGGCGCGCCTGTTCACGCCGTTCGAACAGGCCGACGCGGGAATCTCGCGCCGCTTCGGCGGCACCGGGCTGGGCCTGACGATCGCCCGCCAGTTGACGGAGCTGATGGGCGGCAACATCGTGATGGCCAGCGTGCCGGGCGAAGGCAGCGAGTTTTCGGTGACGCTGCCGCTGACGTGCGCACCGCTTCCTGCGGCGGGCGCCGCCGTCGAGGCTGGGAATGGCTTCGCCGCGGCGCCGCTGCGCCTGCTGATCGTGGAGCCGCAGCGGGCCAGCCGCGCCAGCCTGGCGCACGCCGTGGAAACACTGGGCTGGACGGCCGGCTGGGCCGATTCCGCCGCGCAGGCGCTGGCGGCGGCCGATCAGCCGGTCGACGCCGTGCTGGTCGACGGCGATGCGGCCGCCGTGGCGCAGCTGCGCCGCACGCTGGCGGCACGCTGGCCGGGCCATGCGGTGACGTTCATGCAGCTCACCGGCGGGCCCGTTCCGGCCGCGCCCGTGCCGGATGCGACGCCACTGGTGCGGCCGGTGACCGCCCGGGCGTTGCGCACGGCGCTGGCCGGGGTCGCCGCGGCCGCGCCGCGGGCACTGCCGGCCACGCTGCCGCCGGCGCCGCTGCCGGTCGCCGAATTGGCCGGGGTGCGCGTGCTGCTGGTCGAGGACAATGCGCTCAACCAGCTGGTGGCGCGGGGTATACTCGAGCCCATCGGCGCCATCGTGACGACGGTCAATGATGGGCAGCAGGCGGTGGACCTGATGACGGCGCAGCGCGGCGCCAACCGCTGCGACTTCGACATCGTGCTGATGGATGTGCAGATGCCGGTGATGGACGGCTACACGGCCACGCGCATCCTGCGCACCCGGCTCGGCCTGCAACTGCCGATCCTGGCGATGAGCGCCGGCGTGACCGCCGCCGAGCGGGACCAGTGCCTGGCCGCCGGCATGAACGACTTCATTCCGAAGCCGATCGACGTGGAGCAGATGATGGTGCGAATGCAGGACAGCCTGCGCGGGGCCCGGCCCGCCGCGCAACCCGAGCCGCCGCCTGCGCAGCGCTTCGACGTGGCCCGCCTGGCCGCGCTGTCGGCGCGCGATCCGGCCCAGCTGCAGGGGCTGGTCACCCTGGTCGCGCGCATGGCCAGCGAGGCGCCGGCCGAACTGGCGCGCGCGCACGATGCCTGGATGGGCGGCGACGCCGTTGCCGCCGCCCGCCTGCTGCACGCGCTGCGTGGCGCCGTGGGCAGCCTCGGCGCGCGTACCTTCGCCGGCGTGACCATCGAGCTGGAAGCGGCGCTGCGCGAAATGCGGCAAGACGACGCGGCCCGGCTGTTCGACACTGCCGAACGCGAACTGGACGCGACGACCGCCGCCGCGCGCGGCTGGCTGGCCGGCCAGGGGCGGCCGGCGGTGCCGGCGGCACGACCGGAAGACCTGCGCCGCTGGATCGGCCTGCTGCGCGAGCGCGACCTCGACGCGGCCACCGTCTATGAAACGTTGCGCGCATCGCTGGCCGCGCGGCTGGATGCGGCGCAGGGAGCGGCCGTCGCCGCCGCCATGGCAACGCTCGATTTCGACACCGTGCTGGCCATATTGCCTGATAACATCAAGGAAAACCAATGA